The following proteins are encoded in a genomic region of Candidatus Marinarcus aquaticus:
- a CDS encoding SIR2 family protein: protein MDEVLQKIKDGTCIPFLGMGVFTNTKATDGTQIPFDSDSMILALNNGRAMSERLMYEYSRAAMSLEQRKGREFIIQMTNHIFSSKEYELPAVYQWLKEFKPPYVIDTTMDDSLQKVYEEDVHCLITGISRITADYDRFIIYKFDPSSKEYTKIEKEALKTDAPILFKPMGSTKPEMNFIVSDADFVDWLTEAMGGYAMPNILKEYRKDKEYIFMGVDFSRDTFRMVANEITIGLKGGYSLINKDELTKKEDKFITTHNITNIKQDVDEFIK from the coding sequence ATGGATGAAGTATTACAGAAGATTAAAGACGGTACTTGTATTCCTTTTTTAGGAATGGGAGTTTTTACAAACACAAAAGCGACAGATGGCACACAAATTCCATTTGACAGTGACTCAATGATTTTGGCTTTAAACAATGGCCGAGCGATGAGTGAACGACTCATGTATGAGTACTCACGTGCTGCCATGAGTTTAGAACAAAGAAAAGGTCGAGAGTTTATTATTCAAATGACCAATCACATCTTCTCTTCAAAAGAGTATGAACTGCCAGCGGTTTATCAATGGTTAAAAGAGTTTAAACCTCCTTACGTTATTGATACCACTATGGATGACTCTTTACAAAAAGTATATGAAGAAGATGTTCACTGTTTAATTACGGGAATTTCAAGAATTACTGCAGATTATGACCGATTTATTATCTATAAGTTTGACCCTTCAAGTAAAGAGTATACAAAAATAGAGAAAGAGGCTTTAAAAACAGATGCCCCAATTTTGTTTAAACCTATGGGATCAACCAAGCCTGAGATGAATTTCATTGTTTCAGATGCAGACTTTGTGGATTGGCTTACTGAAGCCATGGGTGGATATGCCATGCCAAACATCTTAAAAGAGTATCGAAAAGATAAAGAGTATATTTTTATGGGCGTGGATTTCTCCCGCGATACATTTAGAATGGTGGCAAATGAGATTACCATTGGCTTAAAAGGTGGCTACAGCTTAATCAATAAAGATGAATTAACTAAAAAAGAGGATAAATTCATTACGACACATAATATCACGAATATTAAACAAGACGTCGATGAATTTATAAAATAA
- the clpX gene encoding ATP-dependent Clp protease ATP-binding subunit ClpX, translated as MSKETTNQCDFCGKEIQEVKKIFSSEKAHICDECITMCASVLDKEVLQEAKQDFQKGLSVPVKIKEHLDDYVIGQDEAKKVLAVALYNHYKRIDKPIHRNIELEKSNIMLIGPTGSGKTLLAKSLAKIMDVPFAIADATALTEAGYVGEDVESILSRLLAAADFDIEKAKRGIVYIDEIDKIANKSESATSGRDVSGEGVQQGLLKILEGADVYVPVKGSRKNSSAETVLFDTTHVLFICGGAFVGLRKDKEKEKSAKMGFLNADEQKKENKPIEAKELISFGLIPEFIGRIPVIAELDKLSKEDLIKVLQEPKNAITKQYEVLFELDGVELSFNDEALEEIATIAYEKDVGARGLRGIIEKLMLPIQYEIPSKNDLESCTITKEYIKEEKEVELTYKKKGAKKATSKEIAYNDIKK; from the coding sequence ATGAGTAAAGAAACAACAAACCAATGCGATTTTTGTGGAAAAGAGATACAAGAGGTTAAAAAAATCTTCAGCAGTGAGAAAGCACATATTTGTGATGAATGTATCACCATGTGTGCTTCTGTTTTAGATAAAGAGGTGCTTCAAGAAGCGAAGCAAGATTTTCAAAAAGGTTTAAGTGTTCCTGTTAAAATCAAAGAGCACTTAGATGATTATGTCATAGGACAAGATGAAGCGAAAAAAGTCTTGGCCGTTGCTTTATATAACCACTATAAACGTATTGATAAACCCATTCACAGAAACATTGAATTGGAAAAATCAAACATCATGCTTATTGGGCCTACGGGTTCTGGGAAAACACTGCTTGCTAAATCCTTAGCAAAAATCATGGATGTGCCATTTGCTATTGCCGATGCAACAGCATTAACCGAAGCTGGTTATGTGGGAGAAGATGTGGAGTCTATTCTTTCACGATTGCTTGCTGCAGCAGATTTTGATATTGAAAAAGCAAAACGTGGCATTGTTTATATTGATGAAATTGACAAAATTGCAAACAAAAGTGAAAGTGCCACCAGTGGACGTGATGTAAGTGGTGAAGGAGTTCAACAAGGTCTATTAAAAATCTTAGAGGGTGCAGATGTGTATGTTCCAGTCAAAGGGAGCCGAAAAAACTCCAGTGCGGAGACGGTGCTTTTTGATACCACGCATGTTCTGTTTATCTGTGGTGGCGCTTTTGTGGGCTTACGCAAAGATAAAGAGAAAGAGAAAAGTGCCAAAATGGGATTTTTAAATGCTGATGAGCAAAAAAAAGAGAACAAACCCATTGAAGCCAAAGAGTTGATCTCTTTTGGTTTAATTCCAGAGTTCATTGGACGAATCCCCGTCATTGCTGAGTTGGATAAACTCTCTAAAGAGGATTTGATTAAAGTGCTTCAAGAGCCTAAAAATGCCATTACAAAACAGTATGAAGTGTTGTTTGAATTGGATGGAGTAGAACTTTCATTTAACGATGAAGCACTTGAAGAAATTGCCACCATTGCTTATGAAAAAGATGTGGGAGCCAGAGGACTTCGAGGCATCATTGAAAAACTCATGTTACCAATTCAATATGAGATTCCATCCAAAAATGATTTAGAGAGCTGTACCATTACAAAAGAGTATATTAAAGAAGAAAAAGAGGTTGAACTCACCTATAAAAAGAAAGGGGCTAAAAAAGCTACTTCTAAAGAGATAGCGTACAATGATATTAAAAAATAA
- a CDS encoding GNAT family N-acetyltransferase, whose product MILKNNLHIKEAQTEDIPALVVLLKQLFAIEKDFTFDYDKHARALKMLIEDEHCVVAVGFFEEELIAMLTMQTVISTAIGAKSGLIEDFVVDENYKHMGVGSHLLHYMKQQAHDKGFKRLQLVCDNFNENAQEFYSKKEFVKSNLTAWYLQTE is encoded by the coding sequence ATGATATTAAAAAATAACCTGCACATAAAAGAGGCCCAAACAGAAGATATTCCTGCTTTGGTTGTTTTGCTTAAACAACTTTTTGCCATTGAAAAAGATTTTACTTTTGATTATGACAAACACGCTCGTGCATTAAAGATGCTCATAGAGGATGAACACTGCGTTGTTGCTGTGGGTTTCTTTGAAGAAGAGCTCATTGCAATGCTCACCATGCAAACCGTTATCTCTACTGCCATTGGCGCCAAATCAGGCTTAATAGAGGACTTTGTAGTGGATGAAAACTACAAACACATGGGCGTAGGAAGTCACCTCTTACACTACATGAAACAACAAGCACACGACAAAGGTTTTAAACGCCTACAATTGGTATGTGATAACTTCAATGAAAACGCCCAAGAGTTCTACAGCAAAAAAGAGTTTGTTAAGAGTAATTTAACGGCATGGTATTTGCAAACGGAATAA
- a CDS encoding 4Fe-4S dicluster domain-containing protein produces MAVRITDECISCEACASECPVAAILEEGNEKNPFDDIFYVKPESCVECVDHADTPRCAEACPTEGAIVWDMPYTSDFNDYYASKNEEGIYKIREHKKKGLMLPSVKEQKFIAEVSMEERESGANVSDF; encoded by the coding sequence ATGGCAGTTAGAATTACAGATGAGTGCATCAGTTGTGAAGCATGTGCAAGTGAGTGCCCAGTAGCAGCAATTTTAGAAGAGGGAAATGAAAAGAATCCATTTGATGATATTTTCTATGTAAAACCAGAATCATGTGTTGAGTGTGTGGATCACGCCGATACACCAAGATGTGCAGAAGCCTGTCCAACGGAAGGTGCCATTGTTTGGGATATGCCTTATACAAGCGATTTTAATGATTACTATGCGTCTAAAAACGAAGAAGGTATTTATAAAATCCGAGAGCACAAGAAAAAAGGTTTAATGTTACCAAGTGTTAAAGAGCAAAAATTCATCGCTGAAGTATCTATGGAAGAGCGAGAGAGTGGTGCCAACGTCAGCGATTTTTAA
- a CDS encoding TOBE domain-containing protein codes for MKKNIFDVDGSIWIKKDNRGFIGKGRIELLQNIQIYGSISKAAKEMKMSYKAAWDSVDIMNKLSNKPLVTKVTGGKGGGGTVITAYAKELIKAYQEVSSLYRNYFETLSDSFNANLLDEQFEEPVFCRLSGIICDKKNVNETYELSIKLACNQILTSVESKKFVMGKSLEINDEVNFLIETNNITLTKDINNNSARNVLEGKVINISDDGISATITIDCGAKDIIYSKITTSSYKKLDIKIADTLYASFKAFNITII; via the coding sequence ATGAAAAAGAATATATTCGATGTCGATGGCAGTATTTGGATAAAGAAAGATAACCGAGGTTTTATTGGGAAGGGGCGTATTGAGCTTCTTCAGAATATTCAGATTTATGGTTCAATCTCTAAAGCCGCAAAAGAGATGAAGATGAGCTATAAAGCTGCATGGGACAGCGTGGATATTATGAATAAACTTTCCAATAAACCTTTGGTGACAAAAGTAACCGGTGGTAAAGGCGGTGGGGGTACTGTCATTACCGCTTACGCAAAAGAACTTATAAAAGCTTACCAAGAAGTTTCATCTTTGTATCGAAACTACTTTGAAACACTCAGTGACTCATTCAATGCAAACTTACTGGATGAACAATTTGAAGAGCCAGTGTTTTGCAGACTCTCAGGTATTATTTGTGATAAAAAAAATGTGAATGAAACCTATGAACTCTCCATTAAATTAGCATGCAATCAAATCTTGACCTCTGTTGAGAGTAAAAAATTTGTCATGGGAAAGAGTTTAGAAATCAATGATGAAGTGAACTTCTTAATTGAAACCAACAATATCACTTTAACAAAAGATATCAACAATAACAGTGCAAGAAATGTTTTAGAAGGAAAAGTGATAAACATCAGTGATGATGGCATCAGTGCAACCATTACAATTGATTGTGGAGCCAAAGATATCATCTACTCTAAAATCACCACATCAAGCTATAAAAAACTTGATATAAAAATAGCTGACACTCTGTACGCTTCGTTTAAAGCCTTTAATATCACCATTATTTAA
- a CDS encoding YqaA family protein, whose translation MVYITLFFSALISATLFPLGSEALLIYDVQQGHAITLLLIVATAGNTLGSCINYWLGLKGEDYLEHKGYIKKATLQKYQNFFYKYGGYSLLLSWMPIIGDPLTFIAGVLKYPFKWFFLLVLIAKFVRYALLVYAIV comes from the coding sequence ATGGTTTATATCACACTCTTTTTTAGTGCACTTATTTCTGCCACACTGTTTCCATTGGGAAGTGAAGCTTTACTGATTTATGATGTTCAACAGGGGCATGCAATAACACTCTTGCTCATTGTTGCCACAGCAGGAAACACTTTAGGCTCCTGTATTAATTATTGGTTGGGTTTAAAAGGGGAAGACTACTTAGAGCACAAAGGTTACATCAAAAAAGCAACTCTTCAAAAGTATCAAAACTTTTTTTATAAATATGGAGGTTACTCTTTACTGCTTTCATGGATGCCCATTATTGGTGATCCATTGACCTTTATAGCAGGCGTATTAAAATACCCTTTTAAATGGTTCTTTCTTTTAGTATTGATTGCAAAGTTTGTACGTTATGCACTCTTGGTCTATGCCATTGTTTAA
- a CDS encoding pirin family protein, whose product MLTKIPKEQMFLANEGWLESRFHFSFAQYHDRHNMNFGVLRVLNDDIVHPNSGFGMHPHKDMEIISYIIDGEITHEDSMGNKETLHPGEVQYMSAGTGVLHSEYNHGKSDLRLLQIWILPPAKGLEPLYGSYKFNEAEKKNKLLHMVSSLEGNAPVKLHQDVNIFVSQLEAHKELELNIKKNRQLYMVQIKGETSFNDKVLTQSDALKVQDTEFLKIKALKNSEFLCIEMAQSLH is encoded by the coding sequence ATGTTAACAAAAATTCCAAAAGAACAGATGTTTTTAGCCAATGAAGGTTGGCTAGAGAGTCGTTTTCATTTCAGTTTTGCACAATATCATGACAGACACAATATGAATTTTGGAGTACTAAGAGTACTCAATGATGATATTGTCCATCCCAACAGTGGTTTTGGCATGCATCCACATAAAGATATGGAGATTATTTCATATATCATTGATGGTGAAATCACCCATGAAGATTCTATGGGAAATAAAGAGACCCTTCATCCAGGCGAAGTGCAATACATGAGTGCAGGAACAGGTGTATTACACAGTGAGTATAATCATGGCAAAAGTGATTTACGACTGCTTCAAATTTGGATATTGCCTCCCGCTAAAGGTTTAGAACCTCTGTATGGATCATACAAGTTCAATGAAGCTGAGAAAAAGAACAAATTACTGCATATGGTCTCTTCTTTAGAAGGTAATGCACCTGTAAAATTACATCAAGATGTGAATATTTTTGTGAGTCAGTTAGAGGCACATAAGGAGTTGGAGTTGAATATTAAAAAAAATCGACAACTCTATATGGTACAAATTAAAGGGGAAACCTCTTTTAATGACAAAGTTTTAACACAATCGGATGCTTTAAAAGTACAAGATACCGAGTTTTTAAAGATAAAAGCATTAAAAAATTCAGAATTTTTATGTATCGAGATGGCACAGTCATTGCATTAA
- a CDS encoding DODA-type extradiol aromatic ring-opening family dioxygenase → MFPTLFISHGAPNTILKAGETKKNLRSFASTLDKPKYIVVISSHWVSSCIEMIYPKTNTLMYDFYGFEKELYEFTYDIASDEATSKHLLNRLEALNIQVNPLRQSFDHGVWTALSMMYETLDIPVIQLSLPAYFSAQEYFEFGEALKVLKDEALLVFSGSITHNLYDIDPTNSHTPKYATLFNEQIKEALEMGEYKKILEYEKLPYFKKNHHTSEHFTPLLIALGASQNQKATSFNSEFVYGNISMESYSFQ, encoded by the coding sequence ATGTTTCCCACACTGTTTATATCACATGGTGCACCCAATACCATTCTTAAAGCAGGAGAGACTAAAAAAAATCTGCGTTCATTTGCAAGTACATTGGATAAGCCAAAGTACATCGTGGTGATATCATCTCATTGGGTGAGTTCATGCATTGAGATGATTTACCCAAAAACAAACACCTTGATGTATGACTTTTACGGTTTTGAAAAAGAGTTGTATGAGTTTACTTATGATATTGCAAGTGATGAAGCAACGTCAAAACATCTTTTAAACAGACTGGAGGCACTGAATATCCAAGTCAATCCTTTACGACAAAGTTTTGACCATGGGGTTTGGACGGCATTAAGCATGATGTATGAGACATTGGATATCCCAGTGATTCAACTGAGCTTGCCTGCGTATTTCAGTGCGCAAGAGTACTTTGAGTTTGGAGAAGCCTTGAAAGTTTTAAAAGATGAAGCACTGTTGGTTTTCAGTGGTTCAATCACTCATAATTTATACGATATTGACCCTACAAATAGTCATACTCCCAAATACGCTACACTCTTTAACGAACAGATAAAAGAGGCGCTTGAAATGGGTGAGTATAAAAAGATTTTAGAGTATGAAAAATTGCCTTATTTTAAAAAAAATCACCACACAAGTGAACACTTCACGCCACTGTTGATTGCTTTGGGTGCAAGTCAAAATCAAAAAGCAACCTCTTTTAACAGTGAGTTTGTCTATGGTAATATATCCATGGAGAGTTACTCTTTTCAATAA
- a CDS encoding YceI family protein, which translates to MKVFKLGLLSVFVAGSLFAGTYNIDASHSHVGFKIKHMMISNVKGQFDTFTGNIEYDENSNSVKAIKGQVETASINTSDEKRDEHLRAQDLLDVQKYPEISYTLNKVEGDKAYGTLSMKGVSKEIVMELENNGVIKDPWGNQRVGLALNGKINRKDFGITWNKVLEAGGVAVGEEVKLEIELEGVLAK; encoded by the coding sequence ATGAAAGTTTTTAAATTAGGTTTATTATCAGTTTTTGTTGCAGGGTCACTCTTTGCAGGTACATATAACATAGATGCAAGTCATTCACACGTGGGTTTTAAAATAAAACACATGATGATTTCAAATGTAAAAGGTCAATTTGATACATTTACTGGAAACATAGAGTACGATGAGAACTCAAATAGTGTAAAAGCAATTAAGGGTCAAGTTGAAACCGCATCCATTAATACGTCAGATGAAAAAAGAGATGAACATTTACGAGCACAAGATTTATTAGATGTGCAAAAATATCCAGAAATCAGCTACACACTTAATAAAGTAGAGGGTGATAAAGCGTATGGAACTTTGAGTATGAAAGGTGTGAGTAAAGAGATTGTCATGGAGCTTGAAAATAATGGGGTGATAAAAGATCCATGGGGAAATCAAAGAGTTGGTTTGGCACTCAATGGTAAAATCAACCGAAAAGATTTTGGTATTACTTGGAATAAAGTATTAGAAGCGGGTGGTGTTGCCGTTGGTGAAGAAGTCAAATTAGAGATTGAATTAGAAGGTGTTTTAGCGAAGTAA
- a CDS encoding MarR family winged helix-turn-helix transcriptional regulator, which produces MRREDVKSYGFKADNAMRTWMQIYRAYNKIRAKESVYIQSFGLTMNQFQVLEVLYHRGDLNIGSITKLTMSTPGNITVVVKNLKRDGFIDSLQDVNDKRASILSITQKGREVIEKLFPQHAKNFEEYFKELDENELETLYTLLYKLQKSQ; this is translated from the coding sequence ATGAGAAGAGAAGATGTAAAAAGTTATGGTTTTAAAGCAGACAATGCGATGCGCACATGGATGCAAATCTACCGTGCATACAATAAAATCAGAGCAAAAGAGTCTGTCTATATTCAATCTTTTGGTTTAACCATGAACCAGTTCCAAGTTTTGGAAGTGTTGTACCACAGAGGAGATTTGAATATTGGCTCAATTACTAAATTAACAATGAGCACTCCAGGCAACATCACCGTAGTGGTTAAAAATTTAAAACGTGATGGGTTTATCGATTCGCTTCAAGATGTGAACGATAAAAGAGCTTCAATTCTCTCTATCACCCAAAAAGGTCGAGAGGTGATTGAAAAGTTGTTTCCACAACATGCCAAAAACTTTGAAGAGTATTTCAAAGAGTTAGATGAAAATGAGTTGGAAACATTATATACTCTATTATATAAGTTACAGAAATCACAGTAG
- a CDS encoding helix-turn-helix domain-containing protein, with product MERLVTTSEAAQLLGLSLQGVHYRIKNGQLKSLKQGGKTFVYVTEFMHNAQNEQSNPKQAEPTAQQAPSFNQEVITEVVKAKDEQISILKQSIAFLKEQYQNEVRRLEKNQKRIIKVFNSEIKLLQSAFNEMRSIYKPQLQQELKSQEEKYISINDFTLYLKQHDKSDADIKKIIVTRLRLKDPRFIYNKRTKKVFIHNTDFSDLL from the coding sequence TTGGAGAGATTGGTCACAACGAGTGAAGCAGCACAACTTTTAGGCTTGTCTTTACAAGGGGTACATTACCGTATTAAGAATGGACAACTCAAATCACTTAAACAAGGAGGGAAAACCTTTGTGTACGTGACGGAGTTCATGCACAATGCGCAAAATGAACAATCCAATCCAAAACAGGCTGAGCCTACTGCTCAACAAGCTCCCTCTTTTAATCAAGAGGTGATTACAGAGGTCGTTAAAGCCAAAGATGAACAAATCTCGATACTCAAACAAAGCATTGCGTTTTTAAAAGAGCAGTACCAAAATGAGGTCAGACGTTTAGAGAAGAACCAAAAGCGTATCATCAAAGTCTTTAATTCTGAAATCAAACTCTTGCAAAGTGCGTTTAATGAGATGCGTTCAATCTATAAACCGCAACTGCAACAAGAACTCAAATCACAAGAAGAGAAGTATATCTCTATCAATGATTTCACACTCTATTTAAAGCAACACGATAAAAGTGATGCGGATATTAAAAAAATCATCGTAACAAGATTGCGTTTAAAAGACCCGAGATTTATCTATAACAAACGTACAAAGAAGGTCTTTATACACAATACAGATTTCTCAGACTTGCTTTGA
- the queF gene encoding preQ(1) synthase, which produces MKYGEKEIVEFDINKEENFWPNQHEKSYTINIELPEFMAKCPRSGYPDFATIKIEYIPNKLVVELKALKLYINSFMNREISHENSANEIFDTLYNKLEPKWMKVIADFKPRGNVHTVIEIDSSKM; this is translated from the coding sequence ATGAAATATGGTGAAAAAGAGATTGTAGAGTTTGACATCAATAAAGAAGAGAATTTTTGGCCAAATCAGCACGAAAAAAGCTACACAATCAATATTGAACTTCCAGAATTTATGGCAAAATGTCCACGAAGTGGGTATCCTGATTTTGCAACCATTAAAATAGAGTACATCCCAAACAAATTAGTTGTGGAATTAAAAGCCTTGAAACTCTATATCAACTCATTTATGAACAGAGAAATTTCACATGAAAACTCTGCAAATGAGATTTTTGACACGCTTTATAATAAACTTGAACCAAAGTGGATGAAAGTGATTGCGGACTTTAAACCAAGAGGAAATGTCCACACGGTTATTGAAATTGATTCAAGTAAGATGTAG
- a CDS encoding NAD(P)-binding domain-containing protein, whose amino-acid sequence MTTDKYDFAIIGGGPGGIATAIEAAVHGIENILLIDKADNHSSTIRKFYKDNKRVDKDWKGQSVQIEGNIPFMDGTKETTLDFFDQLLDEDKIDTAFNTEVENIIRKEDEDCFVITTATQSFKATAVVIAIGKMGKPNKPSYKIPPSIQEFVNFNLDKCSTGEKILVVGGGNSAAEYAYELADEDNNVTLVYRKPTFSRLNPENETILKQYNGQEKLRLRMNTDIESVENEHGKIKVNFNDGYYTIYDRLIFAIGGTTPIDFLKKCGMDLDETGNPIYDEHYRTSVHCMYVAGDIAFNTGGSIAAALNHGYHIVNSFMRRSGRIYAHTDKVEAFFEKNPSFKPL is encoded by the coding sequence GTGACAACAGACAAATATGATTTCGCTATTATAGGGGGCGGACCGGGTGGAATTGCAACGGCCATTGAAGCTGCAGTTCACGGAATTGAAAACATCTTATTGATTGATAAAGCAGACAACCACTCCAGTACCATTCGAAAATTTTATAAAGACAATAAACGAGTGGATAAAGATTGGAAAGGTCAAAGCGTACAAATAGAAGGAAACATCCCTTTTATGGATGGTACGAAAGAGACGACGCTGGATTTCTTTGACCAGCTTTTAGATGAAGATAAAATTGACACGGCATTTAACACCGAAGTTGAAAACATTATAAGAAAAGAGGATGAAGACTGTTTTGTCATCACCACAGCAACTCAAAGTTTTAAAGCCACAGCCGTTGTTATTGCTATTGGAAAAATGGGCAAACCCAATAAACCAAGCTATAAAATCCCTCCATCGATTCAAGAGTTTGTTAATTTTAACCTTGACAAGTGTTCTACAGGAGAAAAAATTTTAGTTGTTGGTGGTGGAAACTCAGCTGCAGAGTATGCTTATGAATTGGCAGACGAAGACAATAACGTCACTCTTGTTTACAGAAAACCCACTTTTTCACGGCTCAATCCTGAAAATGAGACCATTTTAAAACAGTACAACGGTCAAGAGAAACTTCGATTACGAATGAACACAGACATTGAATCTGTAGAGAATGAACATGGAAAAATCAAAGTCAATTTTAATGACGGTTACTACACCATTTATGACCGATTGATTTTTGCCATTGGAGGAACCACGCCCATTGATTTTCTTAAAAAATGTGGGATGGATCTCGATGAAACGGGCAACCCTATTTATGACGAGCATTATCGAACCAGTGTACACTGTATGTATGTTGCGGGAGACATTGCATTTAATACAGGAGGTTCCATCGCTGCAGCACTGAATCATGGGTATCATATTGTGAACTCTTTCATGCGACGAAGTGGACGAATCTACGCACATACAGATAAAGTTGAAGCCTTTTTCGAAAAAAATCCAAGCTTCAAACCACTCTGA
- a CDS encoding TAXI family TRAP transporter solute-binding subunit has protein sequence MKKISLLSKSKSLATVALVGALSIPAFSAQFITIGTGGVTGTYYPTGGAICRQVNKMKKETNIRCSVESTGGSVYNVNTIKNGELDFGTVQSDVVYQSYNGIGKFEGNKIEKLRSVMAIYPELLALVTRKDANINSIMDVKGKRINLGNPGSGNEATALALFKAVGIKKDDLAFAGALKAAEMPDALRDDKIDGYFYMIGHPNANITDASNSVDVKITPIQGKAVDAFVKKNPYFAQANIAGGLYKGNDTDTPTFGVKAVLVTSTDVDDKAVYTVVKAILENFDEFKQLHPAYANITKESLLDGLSAPLHEGAKKYFKEAGLIK, from the coding sequence ATGAAAAAGATCAGCCTTTTATCAAAGAGTAAATCACTGGCAACCGTTGCTTTAGTAGGTGCTCTGAGTATTCCTGCATTTTCTGCACAATTTATTACCATCGGTACAGGTGGAGTGACGGGTACATACTACCCAACAGGTGGAGCAATTTGCCGTCAAGTTAATAAAATGAAAAAAGAGACCAATATTCGATGTTCAGTTGAATCAACGGGTGGGTCTGTTTACAATGTAAATACCATTAAAAATGGTGAATTAGATTTTGGTACTGTTCAAAGTGATGTTGTGTACCAATCATACAATGGTATTGGAAAATTTGAAGGGAATAAAATTGAAAAATTACGTTCTGTAATGGCAATTTATCCTGAACTACTTGCATTAGTTACAAGAAAAGATGCCAATATCAACAGTATCATGGATGTTAAAGGCAAAAGAATCAACTTGGGTAATCCAGGTAGTGGTAACGAAGCAACTGCATTGGCACTGTTTAAAGCCGTTGGTATTAAAAAAGATGACTTAGCATTTGCTGGTGCACTTAAAGCAGCAGAGATGCCCGATGCATTAAGAGATGACAAAATCGATGGTTACTTCTATATGATTGGTCACCCCAATGCAAACATCACAGATGCTTCTAACTCAGTAGATGTAAAAATTACTCCAATTCAAGGAAAAGCGGTTGATGCATTTGTTAAAAAGAACCCATATTTTGCACAAGCAAATATTGCCGGTGGATTATATAAAGGAAATGACACTGACACTCCAACATTTGGGGTTAAAGCGGTATTGGTTACAAGTACAGATGTGGATGATAAAGCCGTTTATACAGTCGTTAAAGCCATCTTAGAGAACTTTGATGAGTTTAAACAACTTCACCCTGCATATGCAAACATTACAAAAGAGTCACTTCTTGATGGTTTAAGTGCTCCTTTACACGAAGGTGCAAAAAAATACTTCAAAGAAGCGGGATTGATTAAATAG